TGAATTCAGTTTTACCTTCTTCTTTTATTCTTTGTTCTTGTGCGGAAATGACTGTACTACTTAATAGTAAGGCGAATACAGGCATCCACAATTTCTTTATGTTCATGCTTATCTTTTCTTTTTAATATGATACTGCATTAACTTTATTAAAGAAGGGTATCCTTCTTTTGAAAAAGATACCCTTCTTATCTTTGTCGATATTGCTATCGTGAGAGATCAATCAATTACTGGTGAGTCGGAGTAATTGTTAATGTTACTGTGCTGGTTACTTCACCGAACGTATATTTAACCGTTACAGGAATAAACAGTTTGAATGGTGCATTTATAGTAAACTTACCGTTTGCATAAACAAGGTCACCATACGTTATGTCACCACCTATTTTCTGAAGATCACATGTGTAATTAATTGACATGTTAGGTGCAACGTCCTTCAACAGTTTTGGTGCAGCTTCGCTTGCATTCAATGTTGTCATGATCTGATCCTTATCAATTGAAATTGCACTACCAGTAACTCCATAATAAGTATAGAAATCGATAGGCGCTACAGCAAACGCTTGACCTCTCCAGTCTGTCAAACCAAGTAACTTGCTCATGTCGATCTTAGCAGTTCCTGTAGTTGCATCCTGCAATTCGGCAGACTTCAAGTCAACTACATTGATAGGACGCAAGAACTTCACATCAAATTTGTTACCAGTCAACGGTAAGATTTCATCGCATTCGTTAGTTACCACAATTTCAATACCTACAGTGAACGGATCCACGTTGTAAGCAGACTTATTCAACAATGCATGTGCATTCTCGTCAGCCTTATTGTAAGTAATAATACCGTCAGCATCAATTGTAGCAATCTTAGTTGCAGTAGCACTATTCTTGCTAGCATTCAATTGAGTACCGTTAGCTGTTACAGTGAATGTGTATTTATCAGTTCCGATAGTTACATCCTTAGCTCCTGAGAAGATAAACTTCGCAGTCAACTTATCCTTCGTAAATGATGGGAAGTTCGCTTCTGTAACGTCAGAAACAACAACCTTACGACCTTCAAATACATCAAACAGATCAAGTTTGAAGTCTGTTACTGCTACAGTAACCGGTTCTTTCACATCAGCTTTTACATAAGACTTATCAGGTGACCAAGCTTCAGTAATCTTCTGGTCATTCTTAATTACTCCACTAGGCATTGCGATGCTTGCTTTCATCGTAATTGTGATATCTCCACGAGTTCCGTCTACTGATTCATAAGTCACAGTAGCGAACATCTCTGTCTTCGACTTTTTAACAAGAGCCAAAGCTTCTGCCGGAGTTACTGTCCACTCTACTACTGTAGTAGCAATAGCTTCAGGATCCGTTACTTCTGTTACTGTTCCTGTACTTCCTTCACCCAAAGCGATAGCACCTCCATCATCTTTCTTCAATGTATATGCTGTATGGAAGTCAGGCTTGTTCAACTTCGCTTCAGCATAAACATCATTCATGTTGAGGTAAGTCAATTTGGCAACATTGTTCTCACAACCATAGTAATAAGTATCTTTAGTGAATACTTTACCGAATCCGTCAATTGTACCCTTAACAATCTTTGTCTTAATCCATCCTACAGCAACTACCTGATTAGGAACCTTAGTGGTATCTACCAATTCTACACGTAACAATGGCTCGCGATGTTCAGTTGCTTCAGAATCCTGACCTTTATATTCAGGGTTAATAATACCTTTAGCAGCATCACTACCATTAAAGAATGAGTTCTGTTCTGTCTCATTATTAGCTCCACCAATTAATTGGAAGCAGTGAAGACATATTTCAGACCGTTATCTTTAATATTAGTCATCTTAACTAATTCAGTACCATTGTTTTCTTTATAATAAGTAGAGATTTTATCTGCTAATTTAAGTGTACCATCTGTAGCTACAGTGTAATCTGCATTTGCATCAATAGCTTCTTGTGCCTTACCTGCATTAGCATTAGGAGTAGAACCAGTACGAGAAATGCTTTGTCCATATAAGATTACGTCTTCTGCATCAATTTTGGTTTCTAGAACGAAGTCGCTCATAAGTACCTTATATATACTAGCGTAATCAGAGGTAATTACTTTAGCTTCGTCAGCACCAATAGCTTTGGTCTGAGCCTGCAAAGCATATACAGCTACCTTACCAGAATTCAGTGCCGGTATCTTTTCTGCATCTGCATCCATTGCAACTTTAAGATAACGTTGTCCGTCTTCGGTTACGACATCTGATTTCTTTATATTAGCAGTTGGATCCATTGCAGCAGCACGAGAAACTGGATAATAATCCTTATCGCCTGAAAGGAATTTCAGGCTTTCAATCTGTGCCATTGAAACGCTAGCCGGATTCATGTGGTAATATGCCCAGATTTGCGGAGTAATATAAGAAAGTGTAGGATTAGACTTATATGTTTCACCGGTTTCTGACGGTTTAGCGTACGCATTTTGAGACCATGCATTATAAGTCAAGTTGTTAGCTTTCAATGCAGAGATTCCACCCACATAGCAAGTGGGCTCAAATACTAATCCCTTCAAAGGTATAGCGTCTATGACAGAGAATTCACCAGTAACTTCTTTACCGTTTTCGATCGTTACAATTCTATATCCTGTAACGACTCCTTTTTCATCAAGGATAGCAGTAATAGATCCTTTTGCGGTCTCAGGAATCGCAACAGAAGTTTTTGTGCCATCATAATAAACATAGCCATCTTTTACAGTCAGTAACAATGGATCAAATTCCTTATACGTCGGAATTTCAGGGATTTCAGGAATGTCGATAGTACCAGAACTAACTTCTTTACCATCCTTCTTCAAAGTAATCTTACCATCCTTTGTCACATCAAGAGTATACGATGGCAATTCTTCAGGCATTGGTATAGTGTACTCTTTACTATCCGCACCAGTCACTGTTAATTTGCCTGTAGATGCATCATACACCACAGACTTCACATAGCCTCCCACTTGAGCTTGCAATTCCGAGAGAGTTTTTTCAATTCCATCGACTCTGGCATTTACCGCATCAATGTCATCATCGTAGTCTTTACAACCTACGAACGATGCACCGGTAGCAAGCGCCAACGCTCCGAAAAGCATCACCCTAACAAATTTTTTCTTCATAACTACTTAAAAATTACATTAATAATATATTATTAAACACTAAGTTCAAATAATACTCGCCCGTTACTTCTTAGGTAACGGGATAATACATTTTCCCACTCCGACAGAAGCGTCTGCGGGCCATTTTCAATAAATAAGTTATGATATTTTTAACCCCTGCTTTGGAGAGACGGCAGAGGGGAGGGAAATCTTTTGCAAAAATTAGAGAGCAAGGTGTGTTCTTCACAAAAAATCCGCAGTTTTGTTTGATGTGTTTCCTTTTTTTAGTTGTTTATTAGAAATAATATCTTTTTTGTTTGCATGTTTTCCAAAATATGTCCATATTTGCAGCGTGTTTTCTTGCCGTTACCTAAGAAGTAACACCATATTTATCAGCAACTTATCTTCAAAAACGTTTTTCTAAAGGGAGAGAGAACCGTTGCATTAGCCTCATCAATTTTCTTATTCTTAAAAGGTTTCAGATAAGTCTCTGTTACTGTGATAGATGAATGTCCCATAGCTTCTGAAATGATACCGGGATGCACTTCACTATAATATGCCATCGTAGCCCATGTATGACGGGCAGTATAAGTAATATTTAGAAATGCAGTAAAAAACGGAATGGCGAGTATAAAACGTAAAACGTTTATAATTAAGCACTTTACGAGAATTGCAGAATAGGCTGGCCTGCAAAAGAAAACAAAATATTGCAGCGTTTCAGTTACCAGGCTGTTAGCCGCCTGTTTCTGAAACGACGACAGGTAACCGATTTTTATCGATAAGAACAAAGCGGATTTGTATTCACTGTTCATCAATATTTTGCATGCCAAAGGGCGCTTTTCAAAGGAGTATTTTTACAACCTAAAAAAGAGCGTTATGAAAGTGGAAAAATTTAAGGTACTGCTCTACCTGAAAAAGAGCGAGCCGGACAAGAACGGCAAAGCCCCGATCATGGGACGGATCACCCTCAACCGCACGATGGCGCAGTTCAGCTGCAAGCTATCCTGTACCCCTGAGCTATGGAACGCACGTGAGAGTCGGCTGAACGGCAAAAGCCGGAAAGCGGTGGAAACCAATGAAAAAATAGAGAGGCTACTGCTTGCCGTACACTCGGCCTTCAATTCCCTCATGGAAAGGAAAAAGGACTTCGATGCCGCCGCGGTCAGGGACATGTTTCAGGGTAATGCGGGCATACAGATGACCCTGCTCAAGCTTCTCGACCGACACAATGGGGAAATGAAGGCCCGTGTTGGCGTAGACCGTGCGCCCACCACACTCTCGACCTACCTCTTCACCTACCGCACGCTTTCCGAATTCATCAAGGCGAAGTTCAAGGTCTCGGACCTGGCATTCGGGCAACTCAACGAGCAGTTCATCCGCGACTATCAGGATTTCATCCTCATGGAAAAAGGACATGCCGTGGACACGCTTCGCGGCTACCTGGCCATCCTGAAAAAGATCTGCCGTATCGCCTACAAGGAGGGACATTCGGAGAAATACCATTTCTGCCACTTCAAACTACCCAAACAGAAGGAAAGTACACCGAAAGCACTCAGCCGGGAGAATTTCGAGAAACTGCGTGATCTGGAGATTCCAGAGAAACGCAGGTCGCATGTCATCACCCGGGACCTCTTCCTCTTCGCCTGCTACACCGGCACAGCCTATGCTGATGTGGTAAGTATCACTCGGGAGAACCTCTTCACGGATGAAGAAAACAATCTCTGGCTGAAGTACCGGAGGAAGAAGACCAACTACCTCGGGCGCGTCAAGCTGCTGCCGGAAGCCCTCGTGCTGATCGAAAAGTACCGTGATGATGCCCGCATGACCCTCTTTCCACCGCAGGACTACCATACGCTCAGGGCCAATATGAAATCCCTGCGCCTGATGGCAGGACTCAGCCAGGACCTTGTCTACCATACAGCAAGGCATTCCTTCGCTTCTCTGATCACACTCGAGGAGGGAGTGCCGATCGAGACCATCAGCAAGATGCTGGGACACTCCAACATAAAGACCACCCAAATCTACGCCCGTGTAACCCCGAAGAGACTGTTCGAAGACATGGACAGGTTCATTGAGGCGACACGTGATCTCAAACTAATTCTTTAATCCTAAAAACGTCATTACCATGCGCAGTACATTCAGACTCATGTTCTACATCAACCGTAACAAGGTGAAATCGGACGGAACGACAGCCATCCTCTGCCGGATCAGCATCGACGGCAGGAAGTCAGCTGTCACGACAGGCATCTATTGCAAGCCCAGTGACTGGGACAGTAACAAAGGAGAAATCAGGATGAACAAAGAAAACAACCGCCTTACCGCTTTCCGCAGCCGACTGGAAGAGGCATACGGGAACCTGCTGAAGAACCAGGGAGTGGTCACGGCGGAATTACTCAAAGCTACCGTATCAAATACCGTTTCCATTCCGGAATTCCTGCTGCAGACCGGAGAGGCAGAACGGGAACGGCTTAGAATCCGTTCAGTCGAGATTAACTCCACCTCAACTTATCGCCAGTCAAAGACAACCCAGCTCAATCTGAGGCAGTTCATCGAATCCAGGGGGATGAGGGACATCGCCTTTTCAGACATCACCGAGGAGTTCGCCGAATCCTTCAAAATCTTTCTCAAGAAAGAGCTGGGACATGGGAACGGACATGTGAACCACTGCCTGTGCTGGCTTAACAGGCTCATCTATATCGCTGTGGACCGGGAAGTATTGAGAGCCAATCCGATAGAGGACGTGGCATACGAGAAGAAGGACAGTCCGAAATTGAAGCACATCGGGCGCAATGAGTTGAAACTGATAATGGAGACCCCGATGCCCGACCCGATGATGGAGCTGGCACGCAGGACATTCATATTCTCCTCTTTCACAGGGCTTGCCTATGTGGATACGCGCAGACTCCATCCACGCCACATTGAAAAGAGTTCCCTAGGAAGAAGATACATCCGCATCCGCCGGGCTAAGACGGGCGCAGAAGCATTTATCCCGTTACACCCGGTAGCCGAACAAATACTAGAACTTTACAACACCACGGATAACGAGAAGCCGGTCTTTCCGTTACCGGTCCGGGATATCCTCTGGTACGAGGTCCACGGGCTGGGTGTAGCACTGGGGATGAAGGAAAATTTATCCTATCATATGGCTAGGCATTCGTTCGGAACTCTAATGATGACCTCCGGTATTCCGATAGAAAGCATCGCCAAGATGATGGGACACACAAACATCAATAGCACGCAGGTATATGCGCAAGTCACTGACCAGAAAATATCCTCGGACATGGATTGGCTCATGAAAAGAAGAAAGCGGAAGGATACGGACTGGGTTAAGAGCTAAAAATGTCCAGATAAAAAATGGGATGAGTGTCGGAATCCTTGACAGTCCCAACACTCATCCCATTAAAGCCTAAAAAGGGCAATATTATATCAGCGCCCTGTGATAGTTACCTTCCAATAATTTTTCAATGTCCGACGTTTTATACAGCACCTTTCCACCCAGTTGGACATAGGGGAGCCGACCCTGGTCACGATAATCCTGCAGACATCTGCGACTGATTTTCAACAGCCCGGACAACTCCCTGTCAGTCAGGAACCGTTCACCGTTAAAAGGCGGGCGGTTACCCTCCATTAGCTGATCCATTTTTACCTGAATATTCTCCAGCAGAATAAAGAAACGCAGGATACTCTCACTCTCCTTACCGATAATTCCTTCCATTTCTTGCTTTTTTAAAAGTTATTGCTTTTTCTTCTGTCTCTCACCGCCTTCTCCTTGCGCCTCATACCGACATAAGTCATCAGCCTCTCCACATCTTCCGGTTTGTAATAAAATTTACGCTGAACCTGGGTGAACGCCAACCGTCCGGTATCACGAAGGGTCTGCAGGGTACGGGAAGAAATGTCAAGGCGCAGGCAGACATCCTGACCGTCCAGTCACTCACCAACCCCTTTATTCGCATTTTTCTCATACAGCCTGTCCACGCGTGTCGATAGACTTTCGACACATCCCAGCATCCTGTCAAAGATACCGGCTTCAATGTAATATATTTCCATATGATCGATTTTAAATATTCGTTGATGCGAATGTAAGAGA
This sequence is a window from Bacteroides thetaiotaomicron VPI-5482. Protein-coding genes within it:
- a CDS encoding helix-turn-helix domain-containing protein; the encoded protein is MEGIIGKESESILRFFILLENIQVKMDQLMEGNRPPFNGERFLTDRELSGLLKISRRCLQDYRDQGRLPYVQLGGKVLYKTSDIEKLLEGNYHRALI
- a CDS encoding helix-turn-helix domain-containing protein, coding for MDGQDVCLRLDISSRTLQTLRDTGRLAFTQVQRKFYYKPEDVERLMTYVGMRRKEKAVRDRRKSNNF
- a CDS encoding site-specific integrase → MRSTFRLMFYINRNKVKSDGTTAILCRISIDGRKSAVTTGIYCKPSDWDSNKGEIRMNKENNRLTAFRSRLEEAYGNLLKNQGVVTAELLKATVSNTVSIPEFLLQTGEAERERLRIRSVEINSTSTYRQSKTTQLNLRQFIESRGMRDIAFSDITEEFAESFKIFLKKELGHGNGHVNHCLCWLNRLIYIAVDREVLRANPIEDVAYEKKDSPKLKHIGRNELKLIMETPMPDPMMELARRTFIFSSFTGLAYVDTRRLHPRHIEKSSLGRRYIRIRRAKTGAEAFIPLHPVAEQILELYNTTDNEKPVFPLPVRDILWYEVHGLGVALGMKENLSYHMARHSFGTLMMTSGIPIESIAKMMGHTNINSTQVYAQVTDQKISSDMDWLMKRRKRKDTDWVKS
- a CDS encoding site-specific integrase; translation: MKVEKFKVLLYLKKSEPDKNGKAPIMGRITLNRTMAQFSCKLSCTPELWNARESRLNGKSRKAVETNEKIERLLLAVHSAFNSLMERKKDFDAAAVRDMFQGNAGIQMTLLKLLDRHNGEMKARVGVDRAPTTLSTYLFTYRTLSEFIKAKFKVSDLAFGQLNEQFIRDYQDFILMEKGHAVDTLRGYLAILKKICRIAYKEGHSEKYHFCHFKLPKQKESTPKALSRENFEKLRDLEIPEKRRSHVITRDLFLFACYTGTAYADVVSITRENLFTDEENNLWLKYRRKKTNYLGRVKLLPEALVLIEKYRDDARMTLFPPQDYHTLRANMKSLRLMAGLSQDLVYHTARHSFASLITLEEGVPIETISKMLGHSNIKTTQIYARVTPKRLFEDMDRFIEATRDLKLIL
- a CDS encoding tyrosine-type recombinase/integrase → MNSEYKSALFLSIKIGYLSSFQKQAANSLVTETLQYFVFFCRPAYSAILVKCLIINVLRFILAIPFFTAFLNITYTARHTWATMAYYSEVHPGIISEAMGHSSITVTETYLKPFKNKKIDEANATVLSPFRKTFLKISC